One segment of Platichthys flesus chromosome 15, fPlaFle2.1, whole genome shotgun sequence DNA contains the following:
- the ube2b gene encoding ubiquitin-conjugating enzyme E2 B, whose product MSTPARRRLMRDFKRLQEDPPTGVSGAPSENNIMLWNAVIFGPVGTPFEDGTFKLLIEFSEEYPNKPPTVRFVSRMFHPNVYADGSICLDILQNRWSPTYDVSSILTSIQSLLDEPNPNSPANSQAAQLYQENKREYEKRVTAIVEQSWVDV is encoded by the exons ATGTCCACCCCGGCGAGGAGACGGCTTATGAGGGATTTTAAAAG ACTTCAAGAAGATCCTCCCACCGGTGTGAGCGGAGCACCGTCAGAGAACAACATTATGCTTTGGAACGCTGTTATCTTTGG GCCTGTGGGAACACCATTCGAAGATG GAACGTTTAAGCTTCTGATAGAGTTTTCAGAGGAGTACCCGAACAAACCTCCCACAGTTCGGTTTGTGTCCAGAATGTTTCACCCAAATG TTTACGCAGATGGCAGTATATGTTTAGACATCCTTCAGAATCGCTGGAGCCCCACATATGATGTGTCGTCCATACTCACCTCCATCCAG TCGTTGCTGGACGAGCCAAACCCAAACAGTCCGGCCAACAGTCAGGCCGCGCAGCTCTATCAGGAAAACAAGAGGGAATACGAGAAGAGGGTGACAGCCATCGTGGAGCAAAGCTGGGTGGACGTCTGA
- the cdkn2aipnl gene encoding CDKN2AIP N-terminal-like protein, whose protein sequence is MSTMDVDDFIQQNRAVADQVETYRGYWESEKHWLVRRDFILRNMNEYEDEQLDQLLALSMVWANNVFLGCRYSTELLEKVKEMAEGIEVEDAPVFKTRDEIMKAQQGR, encoded by the exons ATGTCTACCATGGACGTGGATGATTTCATTCAGCAGAACCGGGCTGTGGCGGACCAGGTGGAGACGTATCGAGGCTACTGGGAGAGCGAGAAGCACTGGCTGGTGCGGAGGGACTTCATCCTGCGGAACATGAACGAGTATGAGGACGAGCAGCTGGACCAACTGCTCGCTCTGTCAATGGTGTGGGCCAACAACGTCTTCCTCGGCTGCAG GTATAGCACAGAGCTCCTGGAGAAAGTGAAGGAAATGGCTGAAGGCATCGAGGTGGAGGACGCACCAGTGTTCAAGACAAGAGATGAGATTATGAAGGCGCAACAG GGTCGATGA